A genomic region of Haliotis asinina isolate JCU_RB_2024 chromosome 1, JCU_Hal_asi_v2, whole genome shotgun sequence contains the following coding sequences:
- the LOC137284183 gene encoding ABC-type oligopeptide transporter ABCB9-like: MRRSITVPVCVFLSLTDLAITTVFFAHGTDFRYHFLVETYNYSISHSVFDLWALTLIRVPFILGLVTAIIQNPSPAVSRSTHISKYIAVLCVAMCMWTVIRLLTLADSNSNLHNPWMWAMLAWAVVAAILFYIQWCILCHTKVCDKPNLLGDDEEREPLINDSKAKVKDDSKDEDKEKSVKLSAKVLRLFSYMRPDWLLLCTGFTFLILAAVANIFIPFYTGLVIDGIAIEKSREKFTHAIIVMALISLGSAIATGVRGGCLFLALQRLNIRIRSVLFSSIMTQEVGFFDTVKTGDITSRLTSDTTTTSDAITLNVNIFLRSLITACGTIFFMIKLSWRMSLVTFIGLPIVIGVAHVYGEYYEALAKKVQDSLAKANEVAEEACSSLRTVRSFANERSEVSRYNQRMAVTYKLYKKQAVVYAGFLWSDQLFELALTVAVLYYGGHLVIANKITGGNLVSFILYQIELGQCLESIGSVYTGLMQAVGASEKVFEYIDRKPVITNTGSYAPDKMEGHLEFRNVSFSYPSRPDSLVLKNVSFSVHPGEVVALVGPSGGGKSSCVNLLEHFYETSTGDVLLDDVPIHQYDHKYLHRKVSLVGQEPVLYARSIRENISYGLEESTKEEVEQAAVMANAHQFIMEMADKYDTQSGEKGTQLSGGQKQRIAIARALIRNPVVLLLDEATSALDSESEHVVQQALYSNVKGRTVLIIAHRLSTVERAHRIVVINKGTIVEQGTHAELLAKGGMYANLVKRQMLGFDEMPSRHETPYHSSPQTVTSRASVHAGSVSPDFRSCSSTPPRASFHVGSTL, translated from the exons ATGAGGAGAAGTATAACTGTTCCGGTCTGTGTGTTTCTGTCTTTGACTGACCTTGCCATCACCACAGTCTTCTTTGCCCATGGAACAGACTTCCGTTATCATTTCCTGGTGGAGACGTACAACTACAGCATCAGCCATTCCGTGTTTGATCTCTGGGCACTAACTCTAATTCGGGTCCCATTCATCTTGGGACTGGTCACAGCAATTATACAAAATCCGTCCCCTGCAGTGTCTCGTAGTACTCATATCAGTAAATACATCGCAGTTCTGTGTGTGGCAATGTGTATGTGGACTGTCATCCGACTGCTCACCCTCGCTGACAGCAACAGCAATCTCCACAACCCCTGGATGTGGGCAATGCTGGCCTGGGCTGTTGTGGCGGCCATCTTGTTCTATATACAATGGTGTATTCTTTGTCATACGAAAGTCTGTGATAAACCAAACTTGCTTGGGGACGATGAAGAGAGAGAGCCTTTGATTAATGACTCAAAGGCTAAAGTGAAGGATGATTCAAAGGATGAGGACAAAGAGAAAAGTGTTAAATTAAGCGCCAAAGTGTTGCGGTTGTTTTCGTACATGCGACCTGACTGGCTCCTGCTGTGTACAGGGTTCACGTTTCTCATCTTAGCAGCTGTAG CCAATATCTTCATTCCATTCTACACGGGTCTGGTGATTGATGGTATCGCTATCGAGAAGTCGCGGGAAAAGTTCACCCATGCAATTATCGTCATGGCCTTAATTTCACTCGGCAG TGCCATAGCAACAGGTGTAAGAGGAGGCTGCCTGTTCCTGGCGTTGCAAAGACTCAACATCCGTATCAGGAGTGTTCTGTTCTCCTCCATCATGACACAGGAAGTTGGCTTCTTCGACACTGTCAAAACAG GTGACATCACATCACGACTTACATCGGACACGACAACAACAAGTGATGCCATTACACTCAATGTCAACATCTTTCTCAGGAGCCTCATCACAGCAT GTGGGACAATATTCTTCATGATCAAGTTGTCATGGAGAATGAGTCTCGTCACGTTCATCGGTCTCCCCATCGTCATCGGAGTTGCACATGTCTATGGTGAATACTATGAG GCATTGGCAAAGAAGGTCCAAGACAGTCTAGCCAAAGCCAACGAGGTAGCAGAGGAGGCCTGTTCATCACTCAGAACTGTCCGCAGTTTCGCCAACGAACGGAGTGAGGTGTCAAGATACAACCAGAGAATGGCAGTCACGTACAAGCTGTACAAGAAGCAGGCTGTAGTGTATGCAGGCTTCCTGTGGTCTGACCAG TTGTTTGAGCTGGCTCTCACTGTTGCGGTACTGTATTATGGTGGCCATCTTGTGATTGCCAACAAGATCACCGGTGGCAACCTGGTGTCTTTCATCCTCTACCAGATAGAGCTTGGACAGTGTCTGGAG AGTATCGGCTCTGTGTACACTGGCCTGATGCAGGCTGTAGGAGCCTCGGAGAAAGTGTTCGAGTACATTGACAGGAAGCCAGTGATCACAAACACGGGAAGCTATGCACCAGACAAGATGGAAGGTCATCTGGAGTTCCGGAATGTCAGCTTCTCCTACCCATCTCGTCCTGACTCACTGGTGTTGAAG AATGTGTCATTCAGTGTGCACCCAGGGGAGGTGGTGGCCCTGGTTGGTCCGAGTGGAGGGGGCAAGAGCTCGTGTGTCAACCTGCTGGAACACTTCTACGAGACAAGCACTGGGGATGTCCTCCTGGACGACGTGCCAATACACCAGTATGATCACAAGTACCTGCACAGAAAG GTTTCCCTTGTGGGTCAGGAACCAGTGTTGTATGCCCGAAGTATCCGAGAGAACATCAGCTATGGACTGGAAGAGAGCACGAAGGAGGAGGTGGAGCAGGCCGCTGTCATGGCCAACGCTCACCAGTTCATCATGGAGATGGCAGACAAGTATGATACACAGTCTGGAGAGAAGGGAACACAACTCTCag GTGGACAGAAGCAACGCATTGCTATCGCACGAGCTCTGATCCGGAACCCTGTGGTTCTGCTTCTTGATGAAGCAACGAGTGCTTTGGACTCGGAGTCAGAACATGTG GTCCAACAAGCATTGTACAGCAACGTGAAAGGCCGGACTGTGTTGATCATAGCTCACCGACTTAGCACAGTAGAGCGAGCTCACCGCATCGTCGTGATCAACAAGGGCACCATTGTGGAACAAGGAACTCACGcagagctccttgccaaaggaggcATGTACGCCAACCTTGTCAAGCGGCAAATGCTTGGATTTGATGAGATGCCTTCTAGGCATGAAACTCCTTACCATTCCTCTCCACAAACTGTGACATCGCGTGCATCCGTCCATGCAGGGTCTGTGTCCCCAGATTTCCGGTCATGTAGTAGCACACCTCCCCGTGCCTCATTCCATGTTGGCTCAACTCTCTGA
- the LOC137255225 gene encoding actin-related protein 2/3 complex subunit 3-A-like, producing the protein MPAYHSQFTNPPKLIGNMALLPLRTTYKGPAPRDTSDMDIIDEAIYFFKANIFFRNYEIKSEADRTLIYITLYISECLKKLQKCTSKNQGEKEMYTLGISNFPIPGEPKFPLNAMYTKPANRGEDDTMRAYLQQIRQETGLRLCDKVFDAATDKPSKWWLCFAKRKFMDKSLSAPGY; encoded by the exons ATGCCA GCATATCACTCCCAGTTCACCAACCCTCCCAAGCTAATTGGGAACATGGCTCTTCTTCCGTTGAGGACAACATACAAGGGACCTGCACCTCGAGACA CATCTGACATGGATATCATAGATGAAGCTATCTACTTCTTCAAAGCcaatattttcttcagaaattaTGAAATTAAG AGTGAGGCTGATCGGACTCTTATCTACATTACGCTCTACATCAGCGAGTGTCTCAAGAAACTTCAGAAG TGTACCTCCAAGAACCAGGGAGAGAAGGAAATGTACACCCTAGGAATATCCAACTTCCCCATCCCTGGGGAGCCCAAGTTTCCCCTCAACGCCATGTACACCAAGCCTGCCAACAGGGGAGAGGACG ACACAATGAGGGCCTACTTGCAACAGATTCGCCAGGAGACGGGATTACGGCTGTGTGACAAGGTGTTTGATGCTGCCACAGACAAACCCAGCAAG tggTGGCTGTGCTTTGCCAAGAGGAAGTTTATGGACAAGAGTCTCTCAGCTCCAGGATATTAA